The Phosphitispora fastidiosa DNA segment AGCTGGTTATCGGAAAAATAGCTTGGTAACCAATGCAGAGGCTGTTAATAATAATCTCGGAATTTCTCTGGAAATTACTGATGCTGTTCACTATAGGAAGGATTTGTATATAAAGAAGGTTCGCATTACTGATACCACCGGCGAAAAACGTGAGATTCGCCTGTTCTTTACCCATGACCTTTCTATAAACGAGACCGATGTCGGTGATACGGCGATATATGACCCAAGCCGTGATTGTATATGTCACTACAAGCGGAACCGATATTTCCTCATTAATGGAAGAACCGGTGGGCAGGGAATTTACCAGTACGCAATGGGGATTAAGAGGTTTAAGGGCGCCGAAGGAACATGGAAAGATGCCGAGGACGGACTCCTGGAACAGAGTCCGGTGGCTCACGGGTCTGTGGACAGTGTGATTAGTTTCAGGTGCAATCCTAAAGAGGGGGGCACAGTTTCATTAGATTATTGGATTGCTGCCGGAGCAAATATAAAAGAAGTCAGACGGGGTAACAAGTACATTCTGGAAAATGGAGCAGAAAAAATATTTGATGATATTGAAGCATATTGGTCAGCCTGGGTATATAAGAAAGGAAGGGGGTTTGCCGACCTTACCGATGAAGTCAAAGATATGTACCATCGCAGCCTGCTGCTTATAAGAACCCAGACCGATAATGGCGGTGCCATTTTGGCGGCTAACGATTCTGATGTATTGATGTATCATCGGGATCATTACAGTTATATGTGGACCCGTGATGGCGCCCTGGTAGCTTATGCCATGGACAAGGCAGGTTATCCGGAGATTACGGAAAAATTTTATCAGTTATGTGCTGATATCATTACTGAAGGCGGCTACTTCCTCCATAAATACAATGCTGACGGGACCCTCGGCTCCAGCTGGCATCCCTGGTTCCGGGACGGTGAGGTTCAGATTCCGTTGCAGGAGGATGAAACTGCTTTGGTTCTATTTGCATTAGGCCATTATTACAGTGTATATCGCAACCTTGAATTCATCGAGTCCCTGTATCCCCGGCTGATAACCAGGGCAGCCGATTTTCTGGTCTCGTACCGTGACCCGGTGACAAAACTGCCTTTGCCCAGTTTTGATCTTTGGGAGGAACGCAGGGGAATATTCACTTTTACCTCTGCCGCTGTTTACGGAGGGTTAAAGGCTGCTGCTTTTTTTGCGGAAACCCTTAATGACCGGGCGGCTGCAGTGAAGTATGGGCAGGCGGCCTCTGAGGTCAAAAGCGCAATGGAAAAGTACCTTTTCTGTCCTCAGCTCGGACGCTTTCTGAGGGCAGTATATCCCTGCAAAGACGGGACCTTGGAAAAGGATACTACTCTTGACAGCAGTTTATATGGAATATTCGAGTTCGGGGCATTTGCTCCAGAGGATAGCCGGGTTGTGAATACCATGAATGCGGTAATGGAACAGTTGTGGGTAAAAACTGAGGTGGGAGGGATTGCCAGGTACGTTAATGATTACTACTTCAAGAAAAGTGAGGATATTGAAAATGTTCCCGGAAACCCATGGGTGATATGCACTCTCTGGATGGCCGAATGGTTTGCCGATACCGCCAAAGCTTCAGAAGGACTGGCAAAGTGTCGGGATCTTATAAACTGGGCTGTCAGGTATGCTCTGGACAGCGGAGTTTTTGCAGAACAGGTTCATCCGTATACAGGTGAAGACCTGTCAGTGTCACCTCTGACCTGGTCCCACGCCACATTTGTCCTGGCCGTAGAAAAATACCTTGATAAGTGCAGGCAGTTACAAGAACCCCTGAATTAGTATTAGCCAGAGTTAGTATCCAGTAGAAAGCATCTTGCCAGGCAAAGTAAAATCTGTTATTCTTGGCAGGAGAACTTGGAAACTAAGTAAAGTACAGGGGTAATTAAATGGAATCAAAAAATGTTGTTTTACCCCCGCCGTACCCCAAGTGGTCATGGTGGGATCTGGTTCTGGTCCTGGTTATGCTGCTGGCTTTGATACCTGCGGCCGGCTTCCTGAAACACTATATAATGAAGGCCATTGCAGCACTGAAAGCAACCGGAAACAGTCCCCAGACCCTGGCCCTTTTTATGGGCGCTTTTATCCAGGCAGCAGTTATGATTGTGGCCGTAAGTTTGCTCACATGGCGCAGGGGCGGTTCCGGAAAGGATCTTGGTCTGGTCAGTAATGACTTGATGTATAACTTATTTATGGGAGTTGCCGGGGGCGCTGTCCTGGCAGTAGTAATCTGGATTATGGGACTAATAGTATTGTGGATTTTTGGACCTCCGCCTCCCCAGGATATAGAAAAACTGCTGACAGGTGTGAAGTCAGGCGGGGATTTTCTGCTTCCTTTTATTTCAGTTGCAGTGTTGGCGCCCCTGAGTGAAGAAATATATTTCCGCGGTATGGTATTTCCTGTGGTTAGAGCCAGATTCGGTCCGGCGGTCGGAATGCTTCTGTCAGGTTTGTTCTTTGGAGCCCTGCATATGGATATTTACCGGGTGCTCCCCATATCGGCGATGGGCTTTGTATTAGCTTATTTTTATGAAAGAACAGGTTCCCTGGTGGCGCCTATTATAGCCCACAGTGTATGGAATTCAATCATGCTGCTTATTCTGTATATTAGCGGCAGATAGTCTTGTATATTGACAGTAATTAATTGAGAGGTGAGAGTTTTGTCCGCCGATGGACCGGTGAATGAAGCAGCAATCTGGGGATTAAAGGAAATTATTTATATTTTTGCCCTCCGGGCCATTTTCGGGTACGTGACAACCCGGC contains these protein-coding regions:
- a CDS encoding glycoside hydrolase family 15 protein is translated as MPRDIAIGNGSMLINFDRGLNMRDLYYPVVGLENHILGHRNRLGIWVDGIFSWVDDDMWSRKAGYRKNSLVTNAEAVNNNLGISLEITDAVHYRKDLYIKKVRITDTTGEKREIRLFFTHDLSINETDVGDTAIYDPSRDCICHYKRNRYFLINGRTGGQGIYQYAMGIKRFKGAEGTWKDAEDGLLEQSPVAHGSVDSVISFRCNPKEGGTVSLDYWIAAGANIKEVRRGNKYILENGAEKIFDDIEAYWSAWVYKKGRGFADLTDEVKDMYHRSLLLIRTQTDNGGAILAANDSDVLMYHRDHYSYMWTRDGALVAYAMDKAGYPEITEKFYQLCADIITEGGYFLHKYNADGTLGSSWHPWFRDGEVQIPLQEDETALVLFALGHYYSVYRNLEFIESLYPRLITRAADFLVSYRDPVTKLPLPSFDLWEERRGIFTFTSAAVYGGLKAAAFFAETLNDRAAAVKYGQAASEVKSAMEKYLFCPQLGRFLRAVYPCKDGTLEKDTTLDSSLYGIFEFGAFAPEDSRVVNTMNAVMEQLWVKTEVGGIARYVNDYYFKKSEDIENVPGNPWVICTLWMAEWFADTAKASEGLAKCRDLINWAVRYALDSGVFAEQVHPYTGEDLSVSPLTWSHATFVLAVEKYLDKCRQLQEPLN
- a CDS encoding CPBP family intramembrane glutamic endopeptidase, with translation MESKNVVLPPPYPKWSWWDLVLVLVMLLALIPAAGFLKHYIMKAIAALKATGNSPQTLALFMGAFIQAAVMIVAVSLLTWRRGGSGKDLGLVSNDLMYNLFMGVAGGAVLAVVIWIMGLIVLWIFGPPPPQDIEKLLTGVKSGGDFLLPFISVAVLAPLSEEIYFRGMVFPVVRARFGPAVGMLLSGLFFGALHMDIYRVLPISAMGFVLAYFYERTGSLVAPIIAHSVWNSIMLLILYISGR